In Micromonospora sp. WMMD980, the following are encoded in one genomic region:
- a CDS encoding ABC transporter ATP-binding protein codes for MPAPSDGNPAAPPDARSQPLRNLWRLRPYLRPYAAEFAWLLVAALAATAASLAVPLVVQRVVDGPVARHDEAGLLRLGMLALLLGLAEAVLIFIRRWTQSSSSVGMEAAIRADIYAHLQRLPAGFHDRWQSGQLLSRITSDLSVIRRFLSFGLLFLVLNLITYVAVVVLLIRLHPWLGLLVAASAVPLFLISRRFARHYHAASRRMQDQQGDVATLVEETAQGLRTMRAYGRGPELAARFTAGAHRLHDTGVGKARLLARTSALFDLVPNLTLGAVLVAGAAAVAGGALTIGQLVAFVSLQLMLIWPVQSLGWIIANGQEAATAADRIQEVLDTPPTIVDAPHARPLRRGEVHGRLRFERVSFRYPGAPTPVLHELDLALEPGETLALVGATGCGKSTLLSLVPRLHEVTGGRITLDGHDLRDLRLGSLRRLVGVAFEEPTLFSMSVRENLTLGRPDAGDEEVRAALALAQADFAYELPWGLATRIGEQGLSLSGGQRQRLALARAVLGRPALLVLDDPLSALDVHTEALVEAALRRVLRDTTALLVVHRPSTVALADRVALMEGGRIVAVGTHSEMLAEVPAYRAVLSAEPERRAGGVGLVRS; via the coding sequence GTGCCCGCGCCCAGCGACGGCAATCCCGCGGCGCCACCCGACGCCCGGTCCCAGCCGCTGCGCAACCTCTGGCGGCTGCGGCCCTACCTGCGCCCATACGCGGCGGAGTTCGCCTGGCTCCTGGTCGCGGCGCTGGCCGCGACCGCGGCGAGCCTGGCCGTCCCGCTGGTGGTGCAGCGGGTGGTGGACGGCCCGGTCGCCCGGCACGACGAGGCCGGGCTGCTCCGCCTCGGCATGCTCGCGCTGCTGCTCGGGCTCGCCGAGGCGGTGCTGATCTTCATCCGGCGCTGGACGCAGTCCTCCTCCTCGGTCGGCATGGAGGCGGCCATCCGGGCCGACATCTACGCGCACCTGCAACGCCTCCCGGCCGGCTTCCACGACCGCTGGCAGTCCGGCCAACTGCTCTCCCGGATCACCAGCGACCTCTCGGTGATCCGCCGGTTCCTCTCCTTCGGCCTGCTCTTCCTGGTGCTCAACCTGATCACCTACGTCGCGGTGGTGGTGCTGCTGATCCGGCTGCACCCGTGGCTGGGGCTGCTGGTCGCGGCCAGCGCCGTGCCGCTGTTCCTGATCAGCCGCCGGTTCGCCCGGCACTACCATGCGGCGTCCCGCCGCATGCAGGACCAGCAGGGCGACGTCGCCACGCTCGTCGAGGAGACGGCGCAGGGCCTGCGCACCATGCGGGCGTACGGGCGCGGCCCGGAGCTGGCCGCCCGGTTCACCGCCGGCGCCCACCGGCTGCACGACACCGGGGTCGGCAAGGCCCGGCTGTTGGCCCGCACGTCCGCGCTGTTCGACCTGGTGCCCAACCTGACGCTCGGCGCGGTCCTGGTGGCCGGCGCCGCGGCCGTGGCCGGGGGCGCGCTCACCATCGGGCAACTGGTCGCCTTCGTCAGCCTCCAGCTCATGTTGATCTGGCCGGTGCAGTCGCTCGGCTGGATCATCGCCAACGGGCAGGAGGCCGCCACCGCCGCCGACCGGATCCAGGAGGTGCTCGACACGCCGCCGACCATCGTGGACGCGCCGCACGCCCGGCCGTTGCGACGAGGCGAGGTCCATGGCCGGCTCCGGTTCGAGCGGGTGAGCTTCCGCTACCCGGGCGCGCCCACCCCGGTGCTGCACGAGCTGGATCTCGCCCTCGAACCGGGCGAGACGCTCGCCCTGGTCGGCGCCACCGGGTGCGGCAAGAGCACGCTGCTCTCGCTGGTCCCTCGACTGCACGAGGTAACCGGCGGCCGGATCACGCTCGACGGGCACGACCTGCGCGACCTGCGGCTCGGCTCGCTGCGCCGGCTGGTCGGGGTGGCCTTCGAGGAACCGACGCTGTTCTCCATGTCGGTCCGGGAGAACCTCACCCTGGGCCGGCCGGACGCCGGCGACGAGGAGGTCCGGGCCGCGCTGGCGCTGGCACAGGCCGACTTCGCGTACGAGCTGCCGTGGGGGCTGGCCACCCGGATCGGCGAGCAGGGACTGTCCCTCTCCGGCGGCCAGCGGCAGCGGTTGGCGCTGGCCCGGGCCGTGCTCGGGCGGCCCGCGCTGCTGGTCCTCGACGACCCGCTCTCCGCGCTCGACGTGCACACCGAGGCACTCGTCGAGGCGGCGCTTAGACGGGTGCTGCGGGACACGACGGCGCTGCTGGTCGTGCACCGACCCTCCACGGTGGCGCTCGCCGACCGGGTGGCGCTGATGGAGGGCGGCCGGATCGTCGCCGTCGGCACCCACTCGGAGATGCTGGCGGAAGTGCCGGCCTACCGGGCGGTGCTCTCCGCCGAGCCGGAGCGCCGTGCCGGCGGCGTCGGCCTGGTGCGCTCGTGA
- a CDS encoding methylated-DNA--[protein]-cysteine S-methyltransferase, which produces MTTLDSTVIDTPAGPLSVLAGPSGAVRAAGFTADPATLVPLAHLSLRGDLRQRTDLGPVTAAVRAYLDGDLAAIDAVEVEQHTDGRFLAHAWRVLRDVTPGDPVTYTGFAALAGRPAAVRAAAAACARNAAALFVPCHRVLRTDGTLGGYRWGLDVKKWLLGHEGRVTAS; this is translated from the coding sequence ATGACCACGTTGGACAGCACCGTCATCGACACGCCCGCCGGCCCGCTGAGCGTGCTCGCCGGTCCCTCCGGGGCGGTGCGCGCCGCCGGCTTCACCGCCGACCCGGCGACGCTGGTGCCGCTGGCGCACCTCAGCCTGCGCGGCGACCTGCGGCAGCGGACCGACCTCGGCCCGGTGACCGCCGCCGTCCGGGCCTACCTCGACGGTGACCTGGCCGCGATCGACGCGGTCGAGGTGGAGCAGCACACCGATGGGCGCTTCCTGGCGCACGCCTGGCGGGTGCTGCGCGACGTCACGCCGGGCGACCCGGTGACCTACACCGGCTTCGCCGCGCTGGCCGGTCGGCCGGCCGCGGTCCGCGCCGCCGCGGCGGCCTGCGCGCGCAACGCCGCCGCGCTCTTCGTCCCCTGCCACCGGGTGCTGCGCACCGACGGCACGCTCGGCGGTTACCGCTGGGGGCTGGACGTGAAGAAGTGGCTTCTCGGGCATGAGGGACGGGTGACGGCTAGCTGA
- a CDS encoding AlkA N-terminal domain-containing protein — protein MELDFERCYRAVDSRDPRFDGWFYTGVTSTGIYCRPSCPAMTPKRQNVRFFPSAAAAQGAGLRACRRCRPDAAPGSPLWDARADLVGRAMRLIADGVVDRDGVPGLATRLGYTERHLHRMLRAELGAGPLALARAQRAQTARILVETTGLGLAEVAFAAGFGSVRQFNNTVREVYGTTPSELRAGRSSRPAADGAGTLSLRLAHRPPLHAGALLDFLALRALPGVEKVGDGTYHRGLRLPHGPGAVALTPADGHVAATLRLADMRDLAPAVARCRRLLDLDADPVAVDSALAADPALAPAVAAEPGVRLPHAVDGFEMTVRAVTTQQVSLRSARTTLGHLLAAVRSADAAAADGGLRAFPSPAEVLAAPDAAFRMPGARRETIRALARAIADGELDLEPGGDREEAVRQLSALPGVGPWTAGYLAMRALGDPDVVLATDLGVRRGAAALGLPDDPKTLHAHADRWRPWRSYATIRLWRAA, from the coding sequence ATGGAACTGGACTTCGAGCGGTGCTACCGGGCCGTCGACAGCCGCGACCCGCGGTTCGACGGCTGGTTCTACACCGGTGTCACCTCGACCGGGATCTACTGCCGGCCGTCCTGTCCGGCGATGACGCCGAAACGGCAGAACGTCCGGTTCTTCCCGTCCGCCGCCGCCGCCCAGGGTGCCGGGCTGCGGGCCTGCCGCCGCTGCCGGCCCGACGCCGCGCCGGGCTCCCCGCTCTGGGACGCCCGGGCCGACCTGGTCGGTCGCGCGATGCGGCTGATCGCCGACGGCGTGGTCGACCGCGACGGCGTGCCCGGGCTGGCCACCCGGCTCGGCTACACCGAGCGGCACCTGCACCGGATGCTCCGGGCGGAGTTGGGCGCCGGTCCGCTCGCGCTGGCCCGGGCGCAGCGCGCGCAGACCGCCCGGATCCTGGTCGAGACCACCGGGCTCGGCCTCGCCGAGGTGGCCTTCGCCGCCGGTTTCGGCAGCGTGCGGCAGTTCAACAACACGGTCCGCGAGGTCTACGGCACCACCCCGTCCGAGCTGCGGGCCGGCCGGAGCAGCCGACCGGCGGCCGACGGCGCGGGCACCCTCTCGCTGCGCCTGGCTCATCGGCCGCCGCTGCACGCGGGCGCGCTGCTCGACTTCCTCGCGCTGCGCGCGCTGCCCGGCGTCGAGAAGGTCGGCGACGGGACGTACCACCGGGGCCTGCGCCTGCCGCACGGGCCCGGCGCGGTGGCGCTGACCCCGGCCGACGGGCACGTGGCCGCCACCCTACGGCTGGCCGACATGCGCGACCTGGCCCCCGCGGTGGCCCGCTGCCGCCGCCTGCTCGACCTCGACGCCGACCCGGTCGCGGTGGATTCCGCCCTGGCCGCCGATCCGGCCCTGGCGCCGGCGGTCGCCGCCGAGCCGGGGGTCCGGCTCCCGCACGCGGTGGACGGCTTCGAGATGACCGTCCGTGCCGTCACCACCCAGCAGGTCTCGCTCCGCTCCGCCCGGACCACGCTCGGCCACCTGCTCGCCGCCGTCCGGAGCGCCGACGCGGCGGCCGCCGACGGCGGGCTACGGGCGTTCCCGAGCCCGGCCGAGGTGCTCGCGGCGCCGGATGCCGCGTTCCGGATGCCCGGTGCCCGGCGGGAGACGATCCGGGCGCTGGCCCGGGCCATCGCCGACGGCGAACTGGACCTGGAGCCGGGCGGCGACCGGGAGGAGGCGGTGCGGCAGCTCTCCGCGCTGCCCGGGGTGGGGCCGTGGACCGCCGGCTACCTGGCCATGCGCGCGCTCGGCGACCCCGACGTCGTGCTCGCCACCGACCTGGGCGTCCGCCGCGGCGCCGCCGCGCTCGGCCTGCCCGACGACCCGAAGACCCTGCACGCCCACGCCGACCGCTGGCGCCCCTGGCGGTCCTACGCGACGATCCGACTCTGGAGAGCGGCATGA
- a CDS encoding MarR family transcriptional regulator: MATDEVDAIVEQWRRERPGMRPEPMAVFGRIYRLARLVGDRQEKVYAGWGIGRGEFDVLAALRRAGAPYTLAPKALTATLMLTSGGMTGRLDRLERAGLVRRAPDPADRRALRVSLTDAGRRVVEESAEAGLEVQRRILDALPPAEQDRLADLLRTLLAAAEAAEPAPDGAQ; this comes from the coding sequence GTGGCAACGGACGAGGTCGACGCGATCGTCGAGCAGTGGCGTCGGGAACGGCCCGGCATGCGGCCCGAGCCGATGGCGGTCTTCGGTCGCATCTACCGGCTGGCCCGGCTGGTCGGCGACCGCCAGGAGAAGGTGTACGCCGGCTGGGGCATCGGTCGGGGCGAGTTCGACGTGCTCGCCGCGCTGCGCCGCGCCGGCGCGCCGTACACCCTCGCGCCGAAGGCGCTCACCGCCACGCTGATGCTCACCTCCGGCGGGATGACCGGCCGGCTCGACCGACTGGAGCGGGCCGGGTTGGTGCGGCGCGCGCCCGACCCGGCCGACCGGCGGGCGCTGCGGGTCAGCCTCACCGACGCCGGCCGCCGGGTGGTCGAGGAGTCGGCGGAGGCCGGGCTGGAGGTGCAGCGCCGGATCCTCGACGCGCTGCCCCCCGCCGAGCAGGACCGGCTGGCCGACCTGCTGCGGACGCTGCTCGCCGCCGCCGAGGCGGCGGAACCGGCGCCGGACGGGGCACAATGA
- a CDS encoding peptidase E: MPASEPTIVATSMGYFSRRRGPWDARPSQLFEHMAELAQAGDAPRVCYLGQAVGDQPTGLTVFYGAFANTRYRASHLALFPMPTVDDVRAHLLAQDIIWVGGGSVANLCAVWRVHGLPEILHECWQAGVVLGGVSAGSICWHTGGATDSYGPDLRAFTDGLGWLPYGNGVHYDSEEQRRPLMHRLVADGTLPTSHCTDDGVGLVYRGTELAEAVADRPDVAAYELVRAEDGTVRETRIEPRLLPAGPDGR, from the coding sequence GTGCCCGCCTCTGAACCGACGATCGTCGCCACCAGCATGGGCTACTTCAGCCGGCGCCGGGGCCCGTGGGACGCCCGGCCCAGCCAACTCTTCGAGCACATGGCCGAACTGGCGCAGGCCGGCGACGCGCCCCGGGTCTGCTACCTCGGCCAGGCCGTCGGCGACCAGCCCACCGGCCTCACCGTGTTCTACGGCGCGTTCGCGAACACCCGGTACCGCGCGTCGCACCTGGCGCTCTTCCCGATGCCCACCGTCGACGACGTCCGGGCGCACCTGCTCGCCCAGGACATCATCTGGGTCGGCGGCGGCAGCGTGGCGAACCTGTGCGCGGTGTGGCGGGTGCACGGCCTGCCGGAGATCCTGCACGAGTGCTGGCAGGCCGGCGTGGTGCTCGGCGGCGTCTCCGCCGGCTCGATCTGCTGGCACACCGGTGGCGCGACCGACAGCTACGGCCCCGACCTGCGGGCCTTCACCGACGGGCTGGGCTGGCTCCCGTACGGCAACGGGGTGCACTACGACAGCGAGGAGCAGCGCCGGCCGCTGATGCACCGGCTGGTCGCCGACGGGACGCTGCCGACCAGCCACTGCACCGACGACGGCGTCGGGCTGGTCTACCGGGGCACCGAGCTGGCCGAGGCGGTGGCCGACCGGCCGGACGTGGCCGCGTACGAGCTGGTGCGCGCCGAGGACGGCACGGTGCGGGAGACCCGGATCGAGCCCCGGCTGCTGCCCGCCGGGCCGGACGGCCGGTAG
- the ychF gene encoding redox-regulated ATPase YchF: MSLTIGIVGLPNVGKSTLFNALTKNDVLAANYPFATIEPNVGVVGLPDDRLGKLAEIFSSQKVLPAPVSFVDIAGLVRGASKGQGRGNAFLANIRDASAICQVVRAFSDPNVVHVDGKVSPADDIETINTELILADLQTLEKALPRLEKEAKLRKDRAAAVEAAKKAAEVLDQGVTLYAGAAAAKVELEHLRELHLLTTKPFLYVFNVDEAELGNAEFLDELRGLVAPAEAVFMDAKIESELVDLPEDEARELLESIGQSEPGLNQLVRVGFRTLGLQTYLTAGPKEARAWTVPVGATAPEAAGVIHSDFQRGFIKAEVVSYDDLVTAGSMAAAKAAGKVRIEGKEYVMQDGDVVEFRFNV; encoded by the coding sequence GTGAGTCTCACCATCGGCATCGTCGGCCTGCCCAACGTGGGCAAGAGCACCCTGTTCAACGCGCTGACCAAGAACGACGTGCTCGCGGCGAACTACCCGTTCGCCACCATCGAGCCGAACGTCGGCGTGGTCGGGCTGCCCGACGACCGGCTGGGCAAGCTGGCCGAGATCTTCTCCTCGCAGAAGGTGCTGCCGGCGCCGGTCTCGTTCGTCGACATCGCCGGCCTGGTCCGGGGCGCGTCCAAGGGGCAGGGCCGGGGCAACGCGTTCCTGGCCAACATTCGCGACGCCTCGGCGATCTGCCAGGTGGTGCGCGCCTTCTCCGACCCGAACGTGGTGCACGTCGACGGCAAGGTCTCCCCGGCCGACGACATCGAGACGATCAACACCGAGCTGATCCTGGCCGACCTCCAGACGCTGGAGAAGGCGCTGCCCCGGCTGGAGAAGGAGGCCAAGCTCCGTAAGGACCGGGCCGCCGCGGTCGAGGCCGCGAAGAAGGCCGCCGAGGTCCTGGACCAGGGCGTCACGTTGTACGCGGGCGCGGCCGCCGCCAAGGTCGAGCTGGAGCACCTGCGCGAGCTGCACCTGCTCACCACCAAGCCGTTCCTCTACGTCTTCAACGTCGACGAGGCCGAGCTGGGCAACGCCGAGTTCCTCGACGAGCTGCGCGGCCTGGTCGCGCCCGCCGAGGCGGTCTTCATGGACGCCAAGATCGAGTCGGAGCTGGTGGACCTGCCCGAGGACGAGGCCCGCGAGCTGCTGGAGTCGATCGGGCAGTCCGAGCCGGGTCTGAACCAGTTGGTCCGGGTGGGCTTCCGGACGCTCGGGCTCCAGACGTACCTCACCGCCGGCCCCAAGGAGGCGCGGGCCTGGACCGTCCCGGTCGGGGCGACCGCGCCGGAGGCCGCCGGGGTGATCCACAGCGACTTCCAGCGCGGCTTCATCAAGGCCGAGGTGGTCTCCTACGACGACCTGGTCACGGCCGGCTCGATGGCGGCGGCGAAGGCCGCCGGCAAGGTCCGGATCGAGGGCAAGGAGTACGTCATGCAGGACGGCGACGTGGTGGAGTTCCGCTTCAACGTCTGA
- a CDS encoding Uma2 family endonuclease, with the protein MTAVPEWMRPPRPEGWYSEDLDQLAEAPRHTELIDGALVFMMSPQRVWHARMVTALVNSLTDQAPPGIEVDREITIRLDRWNRPEPDLLATTAPYDPSRTFYTPEETLLVVEVVSPESAHRDRSVKLRKYAEAGIANYWRVEDEDGSPAVHAYELDGPTRSYAPAGIHRHELRTAVPFPITIELTRLVPGRKS; encoded by the coding sequence ATGACTGCGGTGCCCGAGTGGATGCGGCCACCTCGCCCTGAGGGCTGGTATTCCGAGGACCTGGACCAGTTGGCCGAAGCGCCGCGGCACACCGAACTCATCGATGGAGCGCTCGTCTTCATGATGTCCCCCCAGCGGGTCTGGCACGCCCGGATGGTCACCGCACTGGTGAACTCTCTGACGGACCAGGCGCCGCCAGGCATCGAGGTCGACCGGGAAATCACAATCCGGCTCGACAGATGGAACCGCCCCGAGCCCGATCTCCTTGCCACGACGGCGCCCTACGACCCGTCCCGCACCTTCTACACGCCCGAGGAGACACTCCTGGTCGTTGAGGTGGTCTCACCGGAGTCCGCGCACCGGGACCGCAGCGTCAAGCTGCGCAAGTACGCGGAGGCGGGTATCGCCAATTACTGGCGGGTCGAGGACGAGGACGGATCACCGGCGGTTCACGCGTACGAGCTCGACGGGCCCACTCGCTCGTACGCGCCGGCCGGAATCCATCGGCACGAGCTACGCACAGCGGTGCCGTTCCCGATCACGATTGAGCTGACCAGGCTGGTGCCAGGCCGCAAGAGCTGA
- a CDS encoding toxin-antitoxin system HicB family antitoxin, which translates to MDLTSYVSNLGREFAALAEAGGEESRALVERLTGPLESAIRMTLLDALSAAADEITRELAPGSVELRLRGRDPEFVVTVPPTEPLLATPEAGVASDIDLPVTEDGPVARINVRMPEPLKAAVEVAAAAEGRSVNAWLVRAAAAGLRGADREPRPEPPHIGARSQRRFTGWVR; encoded by the coding sequence ATGGACTTGACCTCGTATGTGAGCAACCTCGGGCGGGAGTTCGCCGCGCTCGCCGAAGCCGGTGGTGAGGAGTCGCGTGCGCTGGTCGAGCGCCTGACCGGGCCGCTGGAGTCGGCGATCCGGATGACCCTGCTGGACGCGTTGTCGGCCGCCGCCGACGAGATCACCCGGGAGTTGGCCCCGGGCTCGGTCGAGCTGCGACTGCGGGGCCGCGACCCCGAGTTCGTGGTGACCGTGCCGCCCACCGAGCCGCTCCTCGCCACGCCCGAGGCCGGCGTGGCGTCCGACATCGACCTGCCGGTCACCGAGGACGGCCCGGTCGCCCGGATCAACGTCCGCATGCCCGAGCCGCTCAAGGCCGCGGTCGAGGTGGCCGCGGCCGCCGAGGGGCGGTCGGTGAACGCCTGGCTGGTCCGGGCCGCCGCCGCCGGCCTGCGGGGCGCCGACCGGGAGCCTCGTCCCGAGCCACCCCACATCGGGGCGCGGTCCCAGCGGCGGTTCACCGGCTGGGTGCGCTGA
- a CDS encoding DUF4097 family beta strand repeat-containing protein yields MPVFDTPESISVTMDLGIASVRIAASDRADTVVEVRPSNGDDESDVQAAAQVRVDYTDGTLQVTGPRRAFDFSKKSRSVEVSIELPTDSRLAAHLLMGDVVAAGRLGETRVKTTGNVRLELTGPLRLHTGVGRVTVDGVTGDAEISTGSGTVQIGRVEGTLAVKNSNGDTTIDAATGDVRVRNANGAIEVARAGAGVDAKTSNGGIRVAEVVRGSVVLGTAMGDLDIGVAQGTAAWLEVNTGFGQVRNLLESTARPDGAEQTVEVRGRTSYGDITVHRS; encoded by the coding sequence ATGCCTGTTTTCGACACGCCCGAATCGATCTCCGTCACGATGGATCTCGGTATCGCCTCGGTGCGGATCGCCGCGAGCGACCGCGCCGACACCGTGGTCGAGGTCCGCCCGAGCAACGGCGACGACGAGTCCGACGTGCAGGCCGCCGCGCAGGTACGCGTCGACTACACCGACGGCACGCTCCAGGTCACCGGCCCGAGGCGTGCCTTCGACTTCTCGAAGAAGAGCAGGTCGGTGGAGGTCTCCATCGAGCTGCCGACCGACTCCCGGCTGGCCGCGCACCTGCTGATGGGCGACGTGGTGGCCGCCGGTCGGCTCGGCGAGACCCGGGTCAAGACGACCGGGAACGTCCGGCTGGAGCTGACCGGGCCGCTGCGCCTGCACACCGGCGTCGGCCGCGTCACCGTCGACGGCGTCACCGGCGACGCGGAGATCTCCACCGGCTCCGGCACCGTCCAGATCGGCCGGGTCGAGGGCACCCTGGCGGTCAAGAACTCCAACGGCGACACCACTATCGACGCGGCCACCGGCGACGTACGGGTCCGCAACGCCAACGGCGCCATCGAGGTGGCCCGCGCCGGCGCGGGCGTGGACGCGAAGACCTCCAACGGCGGTATCCGCGTCGCCGAGGTGGTACGCGGCTCGGTGGTGCTCGGCACGGCCATGGGCGACCTGGACATCGGTGTCGCCCAGGGCACCGCCGCGTGGCTGGAGGTCAACACCGGCTTCGGCCAGGTGCGCAACCTCCTGGAGAGCACCGCCCGGCCCGACGGTGCCGAGCAGACCGTCGAGGTGCGCGGCCGCACCTCCTACGGCGACATCACCGTCCACCGGTCCTGA
- a CDS encoding ATP-binding cassette domain-containing protein has protein sequence MTTNQISVTGLRKSFGDHVVLDGIDLRVPGGTVFSLLGANGAGKTTTRILSTLLAADAGEVRVAGRDLAREPDAVRAAIGVTGQFSAVDKLLTGAENLRLMADLHHLSRNEGRRRTAGLLERFGLTEAAGKPASTYSGGMLRRLDLAMTLVGDPRVIFLDEPTTGLDPRSRRDMWQIVRDLVAGGVTIFLTTQYLEEADELADRIAVLDRGRVVAEGTPDELKRRIPGGHVRLRFADPQALEAAVRVLDRATRDTDALALRVPGDGSLRSLRALIGQLDDRGVEVDELSVHTPDLDDVFLALTGDPSHGKVTAR, from the coding sequence ATGACCACGAATCAGATCTCGGTCACCGGGCTCCGGAAGTCGTTCGGCGACCACGTCGTGCTCGACGGCATCGACCTGCGCGTACCCGGGGGAACGGTCTTCTCGCTGCTCGGCGCGAACGGCGCGGGGAAGACCACCACCCGGATCCTGTCCACCCTGCTCGCCGCCGACGCCGGCGAGGTGCGGGTGGCCGGGCGCGACCTGGCCCGCGAGCCGGACGCGGTGCGCGCCGCGATCGGCGTCACCGGGCAGTTCTCCGCGGTGGACAAGCTGCTCACCGGCGCGGAGAACCTGCGGCTGATGGCCGACCTGCACCACCTGTCCCGGAACGAGGGCCGGCGGCGGACCGCCGGGCTGCTCGAACGGTTCGGCCTCACCGAGGCGGCCGGCAAGCCGGCGTCGACCTACTCCGGTGGCATGCTGCGCCGGCTCGACCTGGCGATGACGCTGGTCGGTGACCCGCGCGTGATCTTCCTGGACGAGCCGACCACCGGGCTCGACCCGCGCAGCCGCCGCGACATGTGGCAGATCGTCCGCGACCTGGTGGCCGGTGGCGTCACCATCTTCCTGACCACCCAGTACCTGGAGGAGGCGGACGAGCTGGCCGACCGGATCGCGGTCCTGGACCGCGGCCGGGTGGTCGCCGAGGGCACGCCCGACGAGCTGAAGCGCCGCATCCCCGGCGGGCACGTCCGGTTGCGGTTCGCCGACCCGCAGGCCCTCGAAGCGGCCGTACGGGTGCTCGACCGGGCCACCCGCGACACCGACGCGCTCGCCCTGCGGGTGCCCGGCGACGGCAGCCTGCGCTCGCTACGGGCGCTGATCGGCCAGCTCGACGACCGGGGCGTCGAGGTCGACGAGCTGTCCGTGCACACCCCCGACCTCGACGACGTCTTCCTCGCCCTCACCGGCGACCCCAGCCACGGGAAGGTGACCGCGCGATGA
- a CDS encoding ABC transporter permease, which translates to MSIPVQAELRFHPLRDSVTMLRRNLRRMLRYPSMTVMLVGMPVVFLLLFVYVLGGTLGAGLASGGGRAEYANYVAPAIILMTVAATVQGTAISIAMDMTEGIIARFRTMHIARVSVLTGHVLGSMIQAAISLAVVIGVALLVGFRPTAGPAGWFGAVGLLAAVTFALVWLAVALGQVSESVETASNLPMPLILVPFLGSGFVPTDSMPAGLRWFAEYQPFTPIIESLRGLLMAQPIGDDGWVALGWCAAIALGGYLWSRRLFNRESR; encoded by the coding sequence ATGAGCATCCCGGTCCAGGCCGAACTGCGTTTCCACCCGTTGCGCGACTCGGTGACGATGCTGCGCCGCAACCTCCGGCGCATGCTGCGCTACCCGTCGATGACCGTGATGCTCGTCGGGATGCCCGTGGTGTTCCTGCTGCTCTTCGTCTACGTGCTGGGCGGCACGCTGGGCGCCGGGTTGGCGTCCGGCGGTGGGCGCGCCGAATATGCCAACTACGTGGCGCCGGCGATCATCCTGATGACCGTGGCGGCCACGGTCCAGGGGACCGCCATCTCGATCGCCATGGACATGACCGAGGGCATCATCGCCCGGTTCCGCACCATGCACATCGCCCGGGTCTCGGTGCTGACCGGCCACGTGCTCGGCAGCATGATCCAGGCGGCGATCAGCCTGGCCGTGGTGATCGGCGTGGCGTTGCTTGTCGGCTTCCGACCCACCGCCGGTCCGGCCGGCTGGTTCGGCGCGGTCGGCCTGCTCGCGGCGGTCACGTTCGCGCTGGTCTGGCTGGCCGTCGCGCTGGGCCAGGTGAGCGAGAGCGTGGAGACCGCGAGCAACCTGCCGATGCCGCTGATCCTGGTGCCGTTCCTCGGCAGCGGGTTCGTGCCCACCGACTCGATGCCCGCCGGGCTGCGCTGGTTCGCCGAGTACCAGCCGTTCACCCCGATCATCGAGAGCCTGCGCGGCCTGCTGATGGCGCAGCCGATCGGCGACGACGGCTGGGTCGCGCTCGGCTGGTGCGCCGCCATCGCGCTCGGCGGGTATCTCTGGTCCCGGCGACTGTTCAACCGCGAGTCGCGGTAG
- a CDS encoding GNAT family N-acetyltransferase: MTVTIAAMDDAHADAVLEIYRLGIAEGNATFETEPPGWERFASARMPGHRWVALDPTGRLLGWVACSAVSDRCVYAGVVEHSVYVHPEARGRGVGGALLDALIASTEAAGVWTIQSGVFPENAASLALHAARGFRVVGTRERIGRHHGVWRDVTLIERRSPRIR, from the coding sequence ATGACCGTGACCATTGCCGCGATGGACGACGCGCACGCCGACGCCGTGCTGGAGATCTACCGCCTGGGCATCGCCGAGGGCAACGCCACGTTCGAGACCGAGCCGCCCGGCTGGGAGCGGTTCGCCTCGGCCCGGATGCCCGGCCACCGGTGGGTGGCGCTCGACCCGACCGGGCGGCTGCTCGGCTGGGTGGCCTGCTCGGCGGTTTCCGACCGCTGCGTCTACGCCGGGGTGGTCGAGCACTCCGTCTACGTGCACCCGGAGGCGCGCGGGCGTGGTGTCGGCGGCGCGCTGCTGGACGCGCTGATCGCCTCCACCGAGGCGGCAGGCGTCTGGACCATCCAGTCCGGCGTGTTCCCGGAGAACGCCGCCAGCCTGGCCCTGCACGCGGCCCGCGGGTTCCGGGTGGTCGGCACCCGGGAGCGGATCGGGCGCCACCACGGCGTCTGGCGGGACGTCACGCTCATCGAACGGCGCAGCCCCCGGATCCGCTGA